Proteins encoded within one genomic window of Herpetosiphonaceae bacterium:
- a CDS encoding response regulator transcription factor — MRLLRKTRPTNDPKQQRRILVADDDPSIAQLVQAALRDPRYEVVAAANGLQAITSFKQGRFDLVILDVMMPYVDGFEACQRIRETSDVPIVILTSRDGIDDVVHGFELGADDYITKPFKIAELLARVEAILRRVEGQHERLAPPVLDVAGLHIDKPRHYVELNHRPVTLTPMEFELLYFLAANVGQVFDRETLFREVWGYEYVGETNLVDVCVRRLREKIEDEPS; from the coding sequence ATGCGCCTACTACGTAAAACCCGTCCAACCAACGATCCTAAACAACAGCGCCGGATTCTCGTCGCCGACGACGATCCTTCGATCGCGCAGTTGGTGCAGGCTGCCCTGCGCGACCCACGCTATGAGGTGGTTGCGGCGGCGAATGGCCTTCAGGCGATTACGAGCTTCAAGCAAGGCCGCTTCGATCTGGTGATCCTCGATGTGATGATGCCCTATGTCGACGGCTTCGAGGCCTGCCAGCGCATCCGCGAAACCTCGGATGTGCCGATCGTGATTCTGACCTCACGCGACGGCATCGACGATGTGGTGCATGGCTTCGAGCTCGGCGCGGACGATTACATTACCAAGCCCTTTAAGATCGCAGAGCTGCTGGCGCGAGTCGAGGCGATTCTGCGCCGCGTCGAGGGCCAGCACGAGCGTCTCGCGCCGCCGGTCTTGGATGTCGCCGGTCTGCATATCGACAAGCCCCGGCACTACGTCGAGCTGAATCACCGCCCGGTCACGCTCACGCCGATGGAGTTCGAGCTGCTCTACTTCCTGGCCGCGAACGTGGGACAGGTTTTCGACCGCGAGACGCTCTTCCGTGAGGTGTGGGGCTATGAGTACGTCGGCGAGACGAATCTGGTCGACGTGTGCGTGCGTCGACTACGCGAAAAGATCGAGGATGAGCCGTC
- the clpX gene encoding ATP-dependent Clp protease ATP-binding subunit ClpX produces MARTRSGQPAYVCSFCTRGQDEVQRLIAGPGGVFICDECVALCTQIIAEERAAKPAPSPVKLGRVPAPARIREQLDQYVIGQERAKKVLSVAVYNHYKRVQAGIEVDGVELQKSNILLLGPTGCGKTLLAETLAKILDVPFAIADATALTEAGYVGEDVETILLRLIQAADGNVERAQLGIIYLDEIDKITRKADNPSITRDVSGEGVQQALLKIMEGCIAHVPPVPGRKHPQQEYIPFDTKNVLFICGGAFEGLDRFVAKRVGANRRLGFGQGKEAKEVREREISKLLAQTTPDDLLRYGLIPEFIGRLPVMVSLDALDSSALLRILTEPRNAVIKQYQKMLSLDRVDLEVTPDALEAIADKALQVGTGARALRSIVETLLLDVMYELPSRDNVARCIINGEVVRGRGHPILVPRSDGIRRILDEAV; encoded by the coding sequence ATGGCGCGAACCCGGAGCGGCCAACCGGCCTATGTCTGCTCATTCTGTACGCGCGGCCAGGACGAGGTCCAGCGGCTGATCGCCGGTCCTGGCGGTGTTTTCATCTGTGACGAATGCGTTGCGCTCTGTACGCAGATTATCGCCGAAGAGCGGGCAGCCAAACCGGCTCCCAGCCCCGTCAAGCTAGGCCGTGTGCCAGCGCCCGCGCGGATTCGTGAGCAGCTCGATCAGTATGTGATCGGCCAGGAGCGCGCGAAAAAGGTGCTGTCGGTTGCCGTCTATAACCATTACAAGCGCGTACAGGCCGGTATCGAGGTCGACGGCGTTGAGCTGCAAAAGTCGAACATTTTGCTGCTCGGCCCCACCGGCTGCGGCAAGACGCTGCTGGCCGAGACGTTAGCGAAGATTTTAGATGTGCCCTTCGCTATCGCCGATGCGACCGCGCTGACCGAGGCGGGCTATGTCGGCGAGGATGTCGAGACGATCCTGCTGCGGCTGATTCAGGCCGCCGATGGGAACGTCGAGCGGGCGCAGCTTGGTATTATCTATCTCGACGAGATCGATAAGATTACACGCAAGGCCGATAATCCGTCGATCACCCGCGATGTTTCGGGCGAGGGCGTGCAGCAGGCGCTGCTGAAGATCATGGAAGGCTGCATCGCGCACGTGCCGCCGGTGCCGGGTCGCAAGCATCCTCAGCAAGAGTATATTCCCTTCGATACCAAGAACGTGCTGTTCATTTGCGGCGGCGCATTCGAGGGCCTGGACCGCTTTGTCGCCAAGCGGGTCGGAGCCAATCGACGGCTTGGATTTGGGCAGGGCAAGGAGGCGAAAGAGGTTCGCGAGCGCGAGATCTCCAAGCTGCTGGCCCAGACGACGCCGGATGATCTGCTGCGCTACGGGCTGATCCCAGAGTTTATCGGGCGCTTGCCGGTGATGGTGTCGCTGGACGCGCTGGATAGCTCCGCGCTGCTGCGGATTTTGACGGAGCCGCGCAACGCAGTGATCAAGCAGTATCAGAAGATGCTGTCGCTCGATCGCGTCGATCTGGAAGTGACGCCGGATGCGCTTGAGGCCATCGCCGATAAGGCGTTGCAAGTCGGCACCGGCGCGCGGGCGCTGCGCTCGATCGTCGAGACGCTGCTGCTGGATGTGATGTACGAGCTGCCGTCGCGCGATAATGTTGCCCGCTGTATCATCAACGGCGAGGTCGTGCGTGGCCGGGGCCATCCGATCCTCGTGCCGCGATCCGATGGTATTCGGCGAATCCTTGACGAAGCGGTCTAG
- a CDS encoding ATP-dependent Clp protease proteolytic subunit, with protein MDWKSPQAVVPYVVENTSRGERVYDIYSRLLKERIILLGTPIEDQIANVIVAQLLFLASDDPDRDISLYINSPGGSITAGLAIYDTMQMISCDVATYCVGMAGSMATPILAGGAKGKRFSLPHSTVHMHPAGIGRIGGYAPDVEIQARELLRLQTTIRELLAKDTGQPLDRISRDFDRDLYMDPHQAKEYGIIDEVLEVGAGVPQTTENSPSL; from the coding sequence ATGGACTGGAAATCACCACAAGCGGTGGTTCCCTACGTTGTGGAAAACACCAGCCGAGGCGAGCGTGTGTACGACATCTACTCGCGCCTGCTGAAGGAGCGCATCATCCTGCTGGGCACGCCGATCGAAGATCAGATTGCGAACGTGATTGTCGCGCAGCTTCTATTCCTGGCGAGCGACGATCCCGATCGGGACATCAGTCTCTACATCAACAGCCCTGGCGGCTCGATCACGGCGGGTCTGGCGATCTACGATACCATGCAGATGATTAGCTGCGATGTCGCGACCTATTGCGTCGGTATGGCTGGCTCGATGGCGACGCCGATTCTGGCCGGTGGCGCGAAAGGCAAGCGCTTCTCGCTGCCGCACTCGACGGTCCATATGCATCCGGCTGGCATCGGACGGATTGGCGGCTACGCGCCCGACGTCGAGATCCAGGCGCGCGAGCTGCTGCGTTTGCAGACCACGATCCGCGAGTTGCTCGCCAAGGATACCGGCCAGCCGCTGGATCGGATCTCGCGCGATTTCGATCGCGACTTGTACATGGACCCGCATCAGGCCAAGGAGTACGGCATCATCGACGAGGTGCTGGAGGTCGGCGCGGGAGTACCGCAAACCACAGAAAACAGTCCGTCGCTGTAG